The nucleotide window CGGACGCGCTCGCCCTTCACTGCCCACTCGCGGACCACCTGAGAGCTGCCATCCTTCAGGACCAATTTCTTCTTGGCCGCCAAGAGCGGGAGCGCAGCCAGCAAGCAGGCGGTCACCGCCAGGAGCGTGTAGCGGAGCAGCTTGCGATGCATCGTTGTCCTCAAAGCTCGCCTCAAATGATTTAGATGCCGCTCTCGGGCGACAGGGAGTATCGGGATTTACCCGATATGTCCCGAAGCTTCGGGGCCGGGCCAAAGCCTGGCAGTCCTACGGCTTTGGTGGAGGCGCGGGCTGGGACGGCTGCGCCGGAGGCGTAGCCGGTGACGCGGCCGGCTTAAAGTAATCCTCGTCGAAGACCGGCTGGCCTCCCATGAGCGCCGTCACCACCCGGTTCACTTTCTCGGTTTTCACGCTGCTCGAAATTTCCGTTTTGACGTCAGCCAGCGGGGTAGTGGAATGGTCCTCGACTTCGATGAGGTGATAGCCAAAAGGCGATTTGACGGGTTCGCTCAATTCTTTTGGTTTCAGCGCAAAAGCAGCCTTCTCAAACTCGGGCGCCATCTGCCCGCGGCGGAAATATCCCAGATCCCCGCCCTTTTCGGCCGAGGCAGAGTCGTCTGAGTTTTCCTTGGCAAGTTTGGCAAAATCGGCTCCGGCGAGAATTTGTTTGCGGAGATCTTCGGCTTTTGCCTTTGCCTGCTCATCGGTCAATTCCAGCTTATCGGCTTTTGCCGCCGGCCCGCCCGCGAGCGCAACCAGAATATGCCGGGCACGGACGCGCTCGAAGTCACTCGTGTGGGCGTCATAGTAAGCCTGCGTTTCAGCATCGCTGACTTCGGTTTGCGACTGAATCTCTTGATACGCCGCGGCCGCCAGCATGTTGTTGACGCTGAACTCGATCCTTGTGCGGGTGGGCTCGCGTTGGTCCAGATGCCGCCGGCGAGCTTCGTCGGCGAGCGCCAGCATCTTGGCATACTCCTCGGCGATACGCCGTTTGGCCCCGCCTCGCGCCATCGTCTGGTATTGAGGGGGCAGAGAATTCACCATGCCTTCAAACTCGGCGGCGGTTAGTTTGTGGGCACCAAAGCGCACCACGACGCGGCTTGCGCCGGCCGCTTGGGCCGGAGCCGTCGCCGGCTTGGTTTGAGCTGTAGTTGCGGTGGCCCGGGGTGTTCGGGCAGAAGGCTTCGTAGCCGCGGGCTTGGGAGGATTTGCTTTCGGGGTTTCTTGTGCCTGCATCCCCGCGTTGACAACAGCCGAAAGCCCGAGCAAGAGCAGAATCCTCAAAATCGAAGACCTGCTTCTGGTGAGCTTGGCAAACCCATTGACGTAACGGTTCATGAAGATAACTCCCCCTGAGGCATCGAAAAGTGTGCTGTCCCGGCAGCAGGCCCGGCTATCCTGACGGCGGGCAAGGCCGGACAACCGCTCCAGTTGAGTGGAGCCGGAAAGCATAGCATCCCGGCTAAGGGTTTCGGACGAAAATTGAAAGGGGGAGTGAGATCGGGTTAGAGATGAGGATGCAGTCAGGCAGGAAGGTTAGGCTCGGTATGGCCCCAAACTTTCTTGATGGGCTGGGTGCAGCGCACCGCCCACTCGAGCACTTCGGCGTCGCGTTCGGGGAGGCTGAGCAGCTCGAGCACGGTGAGCTCGGCTTCGCGGTTGCTCAAAAGGTTCAGCACAAAAATGGCTTCCCCGACGATCACCCGCTGGGACAACCCGATGCGGGCAAGGCGCGGCCCGTCGAGCATCGCGTAAGTGTCCTCGCTGAAGTCTCGCCCCTCGGCGTTGACGCCGAAGACGCGCACCGGAATGACCAGCCGGGCGACCGGGCTCGTCGGAGCTTGCTCGAAGGTTGCGTCGCGTTTGGTCGTCGCCGCCATGGTCGTTGCCCTTCACTTACTAGGAACACGCCTTTCAGGCCCGAGTTGCTCAACTCGAAAAATTTCCCGGGATGGGGGCGGTGCATTTCCACCGGTACCGAAGGCAGGAAAGGACTACCGGCGGCCGTCAGGGGGAAAGGGGAGCGGATGGAAGTTACTTCGCTTCGTCCACAATCGCTACCACAATTTTCTCGACCTCGGCGGCGATGGGCTCGATGCCCGCATTCGGATAGAGCGCGCTCATCGAGGTGGGCAACAACGCGCTAAGGTAGGAGGCGCAGTTGCCGGGGGTGTCTCGTCAGACAGGGAACCATTCTGCGCCGACGTTTGTTGCGGCGGGCTGGGTGGCTCCCGGCGAGCTTCCCTTGATTCTGCTGGGTGCCTTGGCAGGACGCCACCTCGGCGAGTCCGGGGGGATTTTCCCCTCGGCTCACCGTCTGGGCCGCTCGGGAGAAGGGATAGCCTGGCAAGACCCTGGTGCCGGCGGTGGGACTCGAACCCACGACCTAGGGATTATGAGACCCTCGCTCTACCTCTGAGCTACGCCGGCACCTTGAGGCATAGTAGGGGAGGCCAAAAAGAGTGTCAAGGCAAGCAGGGAAGGAAGCCCTGCCCACCATGCATCTTTTTTGTTTTCTTGCTATTTGAGGTGAGCGCCAGGAAGATGGCCGCGGCTGCAAACCACCATTACCTTCTTACTGGTACTTGGGTTCCATTGACCTGCTTGGAGGGCAAAGATAAATTGGCTGGCGAAGCAAGCGCCGCACCCCGGTAGGTCGGGGTCAGGGCCCGGCCCAAACGTGGCGCCTGGACAGATCGGGGGAACTCAAGCACATGAGCCGTGAACTAGCAGCCGGACTTAACCAAGCGAACCTGATGGCCGCAATCGTCCTTGTGTTTTCCATCGGGATGGCGATGCAGTTCTTTGTCCACTACTGCCGGTCGCTGCTGGTGGTAGGGGGCAAGCTGCCGTTGTCTGTCCGGGTCCGCGAAGCGCTTCAAATCAGGGATGAGCAGCTCACCCCGGCCGATTGCAAGCGCGTCTGGAAATTGGCGGAACTATGTCCGGAGATGGAGCGTCGCTCGCGCCAGCTCAGCATGATTTGGGCCTATTCCTTCCTGCTGTGGCTCTTCCAGACCCTCTCCAGTTGGGCCGCGGCAAGCGTGAGCAAGTGGTTTGAGGCTGAACAGCAATCGTGCGCCCGCTTTGTAGCGGTGGTTCTTGACCGGCGCATGGCGCACACGCAGTCCTTGTTCAAGCAAAATTCCTACTGATTGGCCTCCGGCAGCAAGCGATGGCGCCGTGGCGACACCTGTTCTCAGCGGCCGAGCGGCTCGCCGCCCACCGCGCCACTGACAGCCCCCGGCGCCGGGCGGCTCAAACGCGCCAACACGACCTCAACGGTCATGCCGGCTTCGGCGAGGAGCTTGGCTGCCAGAGAAGCTCCGTCCCGCAGGGTAGCCAGGAGGAGGTGGAGCGGCTCCGAGGTGAGCGAGCCCGCCGACCGAGCTTCTTCGTCGGTGCGACGAAGCAGCCGCGCCGCCTCTTCGGAAAGGCGCATTTCCGTTTCGTCCGACGGCTCGGGCTGGAGCCGGCCGCTCCACTCTTCTTTCAGTCGCCGTCGCACCCCATGCGGCGTCAATTTCCCTTGAGAGAGCTCGCTCATTTTCTCGGTGTCTTCCTGCACGATGCCAAAAAGCAGGTGGCCGGCCTCAATCGTACCGGTCACCAGAAAGCGGGCCTCATAGTCGGCAATCACAAGCGCCCGCCGCAGGCGCTCGCTGAAGCGCTCAAACGCAATGGGCGCCCCGGCTGCGGGTTGATTCGCTCCGGCTGGAGAAGTTCCGCTCACGGTCGCATTGCTCCGTCAGAATTGGCTTGCTACCATTATCGTCGGGATGGGTGACCTGCGCAGCAAGATTCTCTCGACCATTCGCCGGTACGGAATGTTTCATCCCGGCGATCGCGTGGGGGTGGCTGTCTCCGGCGGCGCTGACTCGGTCAGCCTGCTGCGCCTCCTGGAGAGCCTGCGCCAGCCGCTTGGGATCAACCTGCTTGTCCTTCACCTGAACCACCAGCTTCGCGGTGAAGCTTCAGACGAGGACGAAGAGTTTGTCGCCCGCCTGGCCAAAGAGTTCGACCTTGAGATGGTTTGCCGTCGGGCTCAAGTTCGCGCGTACGCCGAAAAGGAACGGCTCAACTTGGAAGAGGCTGGCCGGCGGCTGCGGGCCAAGTTTTTTGAAAGCCTCACGGGCAGCGGTCGGGTGGATCGTATCGCGGTAGGCCACACTGCCGACGACCAAGCGGAGACGGTGCTGGCTCGCCTGCTGCGCGGCTCGGGAACAAAAGGGCTGGCGGGCATCCATCCGGTGGTGGGCCGAATTGTTCGGCCGCTCCTTGAGGTTCGCCGCGCGGAATTGCGAACTTATCTCGCCGCGCTCGGCCAGAAATGGCGCGAGGACCCGACGAACCTGGACACGCGCCGGCTGCGCAATCGCCTCCGGCTTGAGCTCTTGCCTCAACTCGAACGTAGCTACAACCGGCGGATTGTGTCCCTGCTCGGCAATCTCGCTGAGCGAGCTCGGGGGGAGGAGGCCTTTTGGTCGGCCTTGGCCAAGGGGGAACTCAACCGGATTCTGCGGCCCCATCAAGATGGCATCGAAGTGGAAGTGGCGGATCTGCTGAGCGGGGGAACGGTCGGGCTCGAATCCGGCGAGGCCCGACGGGCCCTCGCCCGACGGTTAATCCGCGGCCTGCTCGAAGCGGTGCGGGGCGATTTGCGCCGTATTACCGGCACGCATGTCGAGCAGGTGCTTCGCTTGGCGGAAAGTCGGGCGGGAGCGGGCCGGCTGGAGGTGCCCGGAGTGCGATGCGACCGTTCCCAGAGCCGCCTCTACTTGAGAAAAAGCGACCGGGCAGAAAGCACGCAAAGCCGGGAAAGCTTTTCCTATCCAGCGCCTCTGCCGGGTACTGTTACCTTAAAGGAAATCGGCCGGCGCCTAACGCTTAAATTCATTGACGTTAGAGACTTAGAGCGGGGTTATAATGCCGAATGGATGGTTTTGGACGCTGACCGGGTGGCAGATGAGCTGCTCATTCGGAATTGGCGGCCGGGGGATGCTTATCGGCCCTGCGGGGCGCGGCGAACCAAGAAGCTCAAGACGCTGTTCGCCGAGCGAGGCATCCCCAACCGCGAGCGGGCGGGTTGGCCGGTGCTGCTGGCGGGCAACGAGATCATCTGGGCCCGTGGTTTTCCTGTGGCGGAGGCGGTGGCCGTCACCGCCGCCACACGCCGGGCGTTGTTGATTGAGGAAGGAACTCTTTGAAACACAAACTGGAGGTGTTCTACAGCGAGAGCCAAATCGCGGCGCGGGTCAGCGAACTGGGGGAACAGGTTTCGCGCGACTATGGCGAGCAGCCGGTGGACGTGGTGGCCGTCCTCGACCAGGCATTCATTTTTGCCTCCGACCTGGTGCGTAGAATTCGCTGTCCGGTGCGGGTCCATTTCTTGCGCGCCGACACACG belongs to Candidatus Acidiferrales bacterium and includes:
- a CDS encoding peptidylprolyl isomerase, with the translated sequence MNRYVNGFAKLTRSRSSILRILLLLGLSAVVNAGMQAQETPKANPPKPAATKPSARTPRATATTAQTKPATAPAQAAGASRVVVRFGAHKLTAAEFEGMVNSLPPQYQTMARGGAKRRIAEEYAKMLALADEARRRHLDQREPTRTRIEFSVNNMLAAAAYQEIQSQTEVSDAETQAYYDAHTSDFERVRARHILVALAGGPAAKADKLELTDEQAKAKAEDLRKQILAGADFAKLAKENSDDSASAEKGGDLGYFRRGQMAPEFEKAAFALKPKELSEPVKSPFGYHLIEVEDHSTTPLADVKTEISSSVKTEKVNRVVTALMGGQPVFDEDYFKPAASPATPPAQPSQPAPPPKP
- a CDS encoding Clp protease N-terminal domain-containing protein, with the protein product MSGTSPAGANQPAAGAPIAFERFSERLRRALVIADYEARFLVTGTIEAGHLLFGIVQEDTEKMSELSQGKLTPHGVRRRLKEEWSGRLQPEPSDETEMRLSEEAARLLRRTDEEARSAGSLTSEPLHLLLATLRDGASLAAKLLAEAGMTVEVVLARLSRPAPGAVSGAVGGEPLGR
- the tilS gene encoding tRNA lysidine(34) synthetase TilS; amino-acid sequence: MLRQNWLATIIVGMGDLRSKILSTIRRYGMFHPGDRVGVAVSGGADSVSLLRLLESLRQPLGINLLVLHLNHQLRGEASDEDEEFVARLAKEFDLEMVCRRAQVRAYAEKERLNLEEAGRRLRAKFFESLTGSGRVDRIAVGHTADDQAETVLARLLRGSGTKGLAGIHPVVGRIVRPLLEVRRAELRTYLAALGQKWREDPTNLDTRRLRNRLRLELLPQLERSYNRRIVSLLGNLAERARGEEAFWSALAKGELNRILRPHQDGIEVEVADLLSGGTVGLESGEARRALARRLIRGLLEAVRGDLRRITGTHVEQVLRLAESRAGAGRLEVPGVRCDRSQSRLYLRKSDRAESTQSRESFSYPAPLPGTVTLKEIGRRLTLKFIDVRDLERGYNAEWMVLDADRVADELLIRNWRPGDAYRPCGARRTKKLKTLFAERGIPNRERAGWPVLLAGNEIIWARGFPVAEAVAVTAATRRALLIEEGTL